A single genomic interval of Spirosoma taeanense harbors:
- a CDS encoding sensor histidine kinase encodes MLYLLLYALPIQAQNFTFNRVPLFEENIRGFITAMAQDDHGYMWFTGVNLYRYDGYHLITYRNDPRDSTSIAPSRLESIYIGKNGIIWIGTFGSGLERFDPATGIFTHYPNKPHDPGSLSNNIVTSILEDQDGLLWVGTHGGLNRFDPKTGKFRRYQHNPADPTSLSNDQVRILYQDRQGTLWIGCGSPFGNESPGEAGGLNRLDKNTGLFTRYLHDPRDPNSLLDNKVRAICEDSRGNFWIGTAGDGLHQMNRQTGRFTRFRYDPLQPDKLSAPEKKGDFHHVTFVHEDVTGGIWIGAFPSGLNYFDPKTSKITRYVANKDKPEGLQENSVWYAYTSRDGVLWISTQFYVYRIDPLRPHVTHITTDGRVNAFYEDHRTLWIGTDKGLLRSDLNSSSATSFRHDPQRTSSLSSDVVLSLWKDRKGNLWAGTANGLNRFNPQTETFTRYEHNRADASSISQGGVLSLYEDHLGDFWIGTDSGLDRMDRVQERFTHYRHKPGEGGSLSNNTVKCINEDQSGTLWIGTWSRGGINRLDRRAGRFRRYLEGSNVVNIAQDAQGTLWVATEFGLFRRNDKQDLFTRFTDAGPELSTANIVSILEDSKRNLWLGSVSGIFRLNASRASAQVYGKKYGILPNGLSDMVGHKRPDGALLFGDETGYYVFHPGEIKTNTKAPQVLITDFKIADMPVKPGPDSPLKKPIEETRAIELTIKQNVFSFEFSGIHYSSPEANKHLFILENYEKNWRRAGSEKAAYYSNVPPGNYVFRVKAASSDGLWAENALRVTVLPPWWATWWAYGLYAILFMGGVYGVHRFQKQRVIAIERERTRERELAQAKKIEQAYTELKTTQTQLIQSEKMASLGELTAGIAHEMQNPLNFVNNFAEVSTELVDELKEGPIQKLPDADKQYADEILIDLSRNLAKITNHGQRAASIVNGMLEHTRMGTGERRLTDLNTLCDEYLHLAYHGLLAKDKTFSTKLETDFEADLGLVDVVPQELGRVLLNLYNNAFYAVSEKKQQSAVAYQPIVRVSTRRVEDTIEIQVLDNGIGIPDAVKAKIFQPFFTTKPTGEGTGLGLSLSYDIVTKGHGGSLLVESQAGQGTQFVIQLPQPQVIKKT; translated from the coding sequence GTGCTATACCTGCTGCTGTATGCGCTGCCCATTCAGGCTCAGAATTTTACGTTTAACCGGGTTCCTTTATTTGAAGAAAATATCCGGGGATTCATTACGGCAATGGCCCAGGATGACCACGGCTATATGTGGTTTACGGGCGTAAATCTGTACCGCTATGACGGGTATCACCTGATCACCTATAGAAATGATCCGCGGGATTCTACATCGATTGCCCCTTCCCGACTGGAATCAATCTATATTGGCAAAAACGGCATCATCTGGATTGGTACGTTCGGGTCCGGCCTTGAGCGGTTTGATCCAGCCACCGGCATCTTCACGCACTACCCAAATAAGCCCCATGATCCGGGCAGTCTCAGTAACAATATCGTTACGTCCATCCTTGAAGATCAGGACGGCCTGCTTTGGGTGGGTACGCACGGTGGCCTGAACCGGTTCGACCCGAAGACAGGAAAATTCAGGCGATACCAGCATAATCCCGCCGACCCGACCAGCCTGAGCAATGATCAGGTCAGGATCTTGTATCAGGACAGGCAGGGCACGCTCTGGATTGGCTGCGGCAGTCCGTTCGGAAACGAGTCGCCGGGCGAAGCGGGCGGCCTAAACCGGCTCGATAAAAACACGGGCCTCTTTACCCGTTACCTGCATGACCCCAGAGACCCGAATAGTCTGCTCGACAATAAGGTCCGGGCCATCTGTGAGGACAGCCGGGGCAATTTCTGGATTGGCACGGCCGGCGACGGCCTGCATCAAATGAACCGGCAAACCGGACGGTTTACCCGATTCCGGTACGATCCTCTCCAACCGGATAAACTCAGTGCCCCCGAGAAAAAAGGCGATTTTCACCATGTCACCTTTGTGCATGAAGACGTAACGGGTGGTATCTGGATTGGTGCATTTCCCAGCGGGCTGAATTATTTCGATCCGAAGACATCGAAAATAACCCGTTACGTAGCCAACAAGGACAAACCCGAAGGACTGCAGGAGAACTCGGTCTGGTACGCCTACACGTCCCGCGATGGAGTTCTTTGGATCAGCACCCAATTTTATGTGTACCGGATTGACCCCTTACGCCCGCACGTTACCCACATCACTACCGATGGCCGGGTTAATGCTTTTTACGAAGACCACCGCACGCTATGGATCGGCACGGATAAGGGCCTACTCCGAAGCGACCTGAATTCGTCATCGGCCACGTCTTTCCGGCATGATCCGCAGCGCACGAGCAGCCTTAGCAGCGATGTTGTGTTATCGCTCTGGAAAGACCGGAAAGGGAACCTCTGGGCCGGCACGGCCAATGGCCTGAACCGGTTCAACCCCCAGACAGAAACGTTTACGCGGTACGAACATAACCGCGCCGATGCCAGTAGTATAAGCCAGGGAGGAGTTTTGTCTCTTTATGAAGATCATCTGGGCGATTTCTGGATCGGCACCGACTCCGGACTGGATCGCATGGACCGTGTACAAGAACGCTTTACGCACTACAGGCATAAGCCCGGCGAAGGCGGCAGCCTCAGTAATAACACGGTAAAATGCATTAACGAAGATCAGTCCGGCACGCTGTGGATAGGTACCTGGAGCCGGGGTGGCATTAACCGCCTGGACCGACGAGCGGGCCGGTTCAGGCGATATCTGGAAGGCAGCAATGTGGTCAATATCGCTCAGGATGCGCAGGGCACCCTCTGGGTAGCGACCGAATTTGGCCTGTTCCGGCGGAACGATAAACAGGATCTATTCACCCGCTTCACCGACGCGGGGCCGGAATTGAGCACAGCCAACATTGTAAGCATTCTGGAAGATTCTAAACGAAACCTCTGGCTGGGTTCGGTATCGGGTATCTTCAGACTCAATGCCAGTCGGGCCAGCGCCCAGGTTTACGGGAAGAAATACGGAATTCTGCCCAACGGTCTGTCGGACATGGTAGGCCATAAGCGCCCCGATGGTGCCTTGTTATTTGGCGATGAAACGGGTTATTACGTCTTCCATCCTGGTGAAATTAAAACCAATACCAAAGCACCGCAGGTGCTCATTACGGATTTTAAAATTGCCGATATGCCGGTCAAACCGGGCCCGGATAGTCCGTTAAAGAAGCCTATCGAAGAAACCCGGGCGATTGAACTCACCATCAAACAGAATGTATTTTCCTTTGAGTTTTCCGGGATTCACTACAGCAGTCCCGAAGCCAATAAACATCTTTTCATCCTGGAAAACTACGAGAAAAACTGGCGCAGGGCCGGTTCGGAGAAGGCCGCCTACTATTCAAATGTGCCGCCCGGCAATTATGTATTTCGGGTAAAAGCCGCCAGCAGCGACGGCTTATGGGCCGAGAATGCCCTTCGCGTTACGGTGCTGCCGCCCTGGTGGGCAACCTGGTGGGCATACGGCCTCTACGCAATCCTGTTTATGGGTGGAGTCTACGGCGTGCATCGCTTTCAGAAGCAGCGCGTGATTGCCATCGAGCGGGAACGAACCCGGGAACGGGAACTGGCGCAGGCAAAAAAAATTGAACAGGCCTATACAGAACTCAAAACAACGCAGACGCAGCTCATTCAATCCGAAAAGATGGCTTCGCTGGGTGAGTTAACCGCCGGCATTGCCCACGAGATGCAGAACCCGCTGAACTTCGTCAATAACTTCGCCGAAGTCAGTACCGAGTTAGTTGATGAGTTAAAGGAAGGGCCCATCCAGAAATTACCGGATGCGGATAAGCAGTATGCCGATGAGATTTTAATTGATCTCAGCCGGAACTTAGCCAAGATTACCAATCATGGCCAGCGGGCCGCGTCCATTGTGAACGGTATGCTCGAACACACGCGTATGGGCACGGGTGAACGTCGGCTTACCGACTTGAATACGCTTTGTGATGAATATCTTCATCTGGCTTACCACGGGCTACTGGCCAAGGACAAAACCTTCAGCACCAAACTGGAAACAGACTTCGAAGCCGATTTGGGCCTGGTTGATGTTGTGCCGCAGGAATTAGGCCGGGTGCTACTGAACCTGTACAACAATGCGTTTTACGCCGTTTCCGAGAAAAAACAGCAGTCGGCTGTCGCGTATCAGCCGATCGTTCGGGTAAGTACCAGACGGGTTGAGGATACGATCGAAATTCAGGTGCTGGACAACGGCATCGGCATACCCGACGCGGTCAAAGCGAAGATTTTCCAACCTTTTTTCACGACTAAACCCACGGGCGAAGGTACGGGCTTAGGCCTATCGCTTTCCTATGATATCGTGACCAAGGGACATGGCGGGTCGTTGCTGGTAGAAAGTCAGGCCGGGCAGGGAACTCAGTTCGTCATTCAGTTGCCGCAACCACAGGTTATCAAGAAGACGTAA
- a CDS encoding M3 family metallopeptidase, giving the protein MSASAPATKPPTVDNPFFTAYNTPFGVPAFDKIKPEHFEPAIDEGMKQQAAEISIITSQKQAPSFVNTIEALEASGDLLRRVNTVLGNLNSANTNDELQKIAQTVAPKLSKHSDDISLNPVLFQRVKAVYDQRNRLKLTGDQQRLLEKTYKNFVRNGAALASDKQDRLRKINGELSVLTLKFGQNLLAENNAYALVIDKQEDLRGLPASIVATAADEAQKRNLAGKWVFTLQNPSIMPFLQYADNRALREKIFRAYLERGNHNDERDNKQIMAKMVALRAEKAQLLGYENHAAYVLEESMAQTPAKVSELLNQLWAATVPVTQQEAAELQALMDKEGKASPGRGEKLASWDWRYYAEKLRKEKFALDEQELRPYFPLEGVRDGIFMLTNRLYGLRFERRPDVPAYHPDAIAYEVKEANGQHIGILYMDFHPRASKRGGAWMTSYRRQEIENGKKITPVVSIVCNFSKPTSNAPALLTLDEVSTFFHEFGHALHGLLSNVHYGSQSGTSVPRDFVELPSQIMENWAVEPEMLKLFAKHYQTGAVISDALVEKIKKSSLFNQGFATSEYLAASLLDMAYHTLKPDQVPTDVLAFEKQAMDKIGLIDQIPPRYRSTYFQHVFAGGYSAGYYSYIWSAVLDADAFEVFKQKGLFDQKSAQSFRKNVLERGGTDEPMKLYRNFRGAEPDIKPLLRRRGLLKDV; this is encoded by the coding sequence TTGACGAAGGCATGAAACAGCAGGCCGCTGAAATTAGTATAATTACCAGTCAGAAGCAGGCGCCCAGTTTTGTCAACACCATTGAAGCGCTGGAAGCAAGCGGTGACCTGCTCCGGCGGGTAAACACCGTTCTGGGTAACCTGAACAGCGCCAACACGAACGATGAACTGCAGAAAATCGCCCAGACGGTGGCGCCGAAGCTATCGAAACATAGCGATGATATTTCACTGAATCCGGTCTTATTTCAGCGTGTAAAGGCGGTCTATGACCAGCGCAACCGGCTCAAACTAACCGGCGATCAGCAGCGGCTGCTGGAAAAGACCTACAAAAATTTCGTTCGCAACGGGGCGGCCCTGGCGTCCGACAAGCAGGATCGCCTGCGAAAAATCAATGGCGAACTCTCCGTGCTGACCCTGAAGTTTGGCCAGAACCTGCTCGCCGAAAACAACGCCTACGCCCTGGTTATCGACAAACAGGAAGATCTGCGCGGTCTGCCGGCGTCAATTGTAGCCACTGCCGCCGACGAAGCGCAGAAGCGGAATCTGGCGGGCAAGTGGGTGTTCACCCTGCAGAATCCGAGCATCATGCCGTTTTTGCAGTACGCCGACAACCGCGCCTTGCGGGAGAAGATTTTCCGGGCGTATCTGGAGCGGGGCAATCATAATGACGAGCGCGACAACAAGCAGATTATGGCGAAGATGGTCGCGCTGCGGGCGGAGAAAGCGCAATTGCTGGGTTACGAGAACCACGCGGCTTACGTACTGGAAGAAAGCATGGCCCAGACCCCGGCCAAAGTAAGCGAACTACTTAATCAGCTCTGGGCGGCTACCGTTCCCGTTACGCAGCAGGAAGCCGCCGAGTTGCAGGCCCTGATGGATAAGGAAGGGAAAGCCAGTCCAGGCCGGGGCGAAAAGTTAGCCAGCTGGGACTGGCGCTACTACGCCGAAAAGCTGCGTAAAGAAAAATTCGCCCTCGATGAGCAGGAGTTACGTCCTTATTTTCCGCTCGAAGGTGTGCGGGATGGTATTTTCATGCTGACCAACCGGCTTTACGGCCTGCGGTTCGAGCGCCGTCCTGACGTACCAGCCTATCATCCCGACGCCATTGCCTACGAAGTGAAAGAAGCCAATGGGCAACATATTGGTATTCTTTACATGGACTTTCACCCCCGCGCCAGCAAACGGGGTGGTGCCTGGATGACCAGCTACCGGCGACAGGAAATCGAGAACGGTAAGAAAATTACGCCCGTTGTTTCTATCGTCTGTAACTTCTCTAAACCGACCAGCAACGCCCCCGCGCTGTTGACCCTGGACGAGGTAAGCACGTTCTTCCACGAGTTTGGCCACGCCCTGCACGGTCTGCTGTCCAACGTACATTACGGTAGCCAGTCGGGTACGTCGGTGCCGCGCGACTTCGTCGAGCTGCCGTCGCAGATCATGGAAAACTGGGCCGTTGAGCCGGAGATGCTGAAGCTGTTTGCCAAACACTACCAGACCGGCGCGGTCATCTCCGATGCACTCGTGGAAAAAATCAAAAAGAGCAGCCTGTTCAATCAGGGCTTTGCCACGAGCGAATACCTCGCTGCGTCGCTGCTCGACATGGCCTACCACACGCTCAAACCCGATCAGGTGCCGACCGATGTGCTGGCTTTTGAAAAGCAGGCTATGGACAAAATTGGTCTGATTGATCAGATCCCACCGCGTTACCGGAGTACCTACTTCCAGCACGTTTTTGCGGGTGGTTATTCGGCGGGTTACTACAGCTATATCTGGTCGGCGGTGCTCGATGCCGATGCTTTCGAGGTGTTTAAGCAGAAAGGACTGTTTGATCAGAAGTCGGCGCAGTCATTCCGGAAGAACGTGCTGGAGCGCGGTGGCACCGACGAGCCGATGAAGCTCTACCGCAACTTCCGGGGAGCCGAGCCCGACATCAAACCCCTGCTGCGTCGGCGCGGTCTGCTGAAGGATGTGTAG